One genomic region from Cucumis melo cultivar AY chromosome 9, USDA_Cmelo_AY_1.0, whole genome shotgun sequence encodes:
- the LOC103503334 gene encoding uncharacterized protein LOC103503334 isoform X1, translating into MSAASRGRVTITLGRSGQVVKKAGPGTDVSVSDSWPVSGTKRSVRDRLGSSSDCDLFYGSQLNNKRRLRGDDGMSNWSSNGGLDVPHIGKDDLRYKLLQKGAFRRAQSDNKKCLDLREKLPKADQAPIRHRNPPLHNTNILRRTPTTRSADDLPQKDSLGSSYSPWTMDNLRQRSPARIVESSRHYSLQRDDEKLQRRPANLSFENARSVGYVAKDVHNASGSVSTATYVTNSLLPPTSAKPVAPVVPLHPPPSGIAHKTLYPGDELQTIDGLLQSLGLGKYSILFKAEEVDMTALKQMGENDLKELGIPMGPRKKILLAIAPRSKRQP; encoded by the exons ATGTCAGCAGCTTCAAGGGGTAGAGTTACCATTACACTCGGCCGTAGCGGACAG GTAGTAAAAAAGGCCGGCCCAGGGACTGATGTTTCCGTCTCTGATTCTTGGCCTGTATCTGGAACTAAGCGGTCTGTAAGAGATAGGTTGGGAAGTAGCTCTGATTGTGATCTGTTTTATGGAAGCCAACTCAATAACAAACG CAGATTGCGAGGAGATGATGGGATGTCAAATTGGAGTTCTAATGGCGGGTTGGATG TGCCACATATTGGTAAAGACGACCTTCGGTATAAACTTTTGCAAAAAGGTGCATTCAGACGTGCTCAAAGCGATAATAAGAAGTGTTTAGATCTTCGGGAGAAGCTACCTAAGGCAGATCAAGCTCCTATACGACATCGTAATCCACCATTGCACAATACAAATATCTTACGCCGAACCCCTACAACCAGAAGTGCAGATGACTTACCTCAGAAGGACTCGTTAGGCAGTTCTTATTCCCCATGGACCATGGATAATTTGAGACAAAGATCACCTGCTAGAATTGTAGAATCGTCGAGGCACTACTCTCTACAAAGAGATGATGAGAAACTTCAGAGAAGGCCAGCTAACCTGTCATTTGAGAATGCAAGATCAGTGGGGTATGTAGCCAAAGATGTTCACAATGCTTCAGGTTCTGTTAGTACTGCAACGTATGTGACGAACTCTCTATTGCCCCCTACATCTGCAAAGCCTGTGGCACCGGTTGTACCATTACATCCTCCCCCAAGTGGCATTGCACACAAAACTCTCTATCCC GGCGACGAACTTCAAACTATAGATGGCTTGTTGCAGTCTCTAGGATTGGGAAAATATTCCATTCTTTTTAAGGCCGAGGAA GTTGATATGACTGCCTTGAAGCAAATGGGGGAGAATGATCTCAAAGAGCTTGGAATACCTATG
- the LOC103503334 gene encoding uncharacterized protein LOC103503334 isoform X2, whose protein sequence is MSAASRGRVTITLGRSGQVVKKAGPGTDVSVSDSWPVSGTKRSVRDRLGSSSDCDLFYGSQLNNKRLRGDDGMSNWSSNGGLDVPHIGKDDLRYKLLQKGAFRRAQSDNKKCLDLREKLPKADQAPIRHRNPPLHNTNILRRTPTTRSADDLPQKDSLGSSYSPWTMDNLRQRSPARIVESSRHYSLQRDDEKLQRRPANLSFENARSVGYVAKDVHNASGSVSTATYVTNSLLPPTSAKPVAPVVPLHPPPSGIAHKTLYPGDELQTIDGLLQSLGLGKYSILFKAEEVDMTALKQMGENDLKELGIPMGPRKKILLAIAPRSKRQP, encoded by the exons ATGTCAGCAGCTTCAAGGGGTAGAGTTACCATTACACTCGGCCGTAGCGGACAG GTAGTAAAAAAGGCCGGCCCAGGGACTGATGTTTCCGTCTCTGATTCTTGGCCTGTATCTGGAACTAAGCGGTCTGTAAGAGATAGGTTGGGAAGTAGCTCTGATTGTGATCTGTTTTATGGAAGCCAACTCAATAACAAACG ATTGCGAGGAGATGATGGGATGTCAAATTGGAGTTCTAATGGCGGGTTGGATG TGCCACATATTGGTAAAGACGACCTTCGGTATAAACTTTTGCAAAAAGGTGCATTCAGACGTGCTCAAAGCGATAATAAGAAGTGTTTAGATCTTCGGGAGAAGCTACCTAAGGCAGATCAAGCTCCTATACGACATCGTAATCCACCATTGCACAATACAAATATCTTACGCCGAACCCCTACAACCAGAAGTGCAGATGACTTACCTCAGAAGGACTCGTTAGGCAGTTCTTATTCCCCATGGACCATGGATAATTTGAGACAAAGATCACCTGCTAGAATTGTAGAATCGTCGAGGCACTACTCTCTACAAAGAGATGATGAGAAACTTCAGAGAAGGCCAGCTAACCTGTCATTTGAGAATGCAAGATCAGTGGGGTATGTAGCCAAAGATGTTCACAATGCTTCAGGTTCTGTTAGTACTGCAACGTATGTGACGAACTCTCTATTGCCCCCTACATCTGCAAAGCCTGTGGCACCGGTTGTACCATTACATCCTCCCCCAAGTGGCATTGCACACAAAACTCTCTATCCC GGCGACGAACTTCAAACTATAGATGGCTTGTTGCAGTCTCTAGGATTGGGAAAATATTCCATTCTTTTTAAGGCCGAGGAA GTTGATATGACTGCCTTGAAGCAAATGGGGGAGAATGATCTCAAAGAGCTTGGAATACCTATG